A single window of Aspergillus puulaauensis MK2 DNA, chromosome 5, nearly complete sequence DNA harbors:
- the RDH54 gene encoding DEAD/DEAH box helicase (COG:L;~EggNog:ENOG410PG5P;~InterPro:IPR038718,IPR000330,IPR027417,IPR014001, IPR001650;~PFAM:PF00176,PF00271,PF04851;~go_function: GO:0005524 - ATP binding [Evidence IEA]), with protein sequence MVFKPFKPPSIRKPPQSQPSKPHTTEPSAESQAEADDGPAPKRPRLSTTTTKENTNGAGNARPAIAGYRRPLLQVSNVSTSETSKSGSGAGDGVRVGSSGEKYFNVLWRKPTTKKNKTWDGDGIVSTRDGYAYLQDVSGREMGRAAYASTSALKEGVILSIGGKEVEVDSEISRKEFISGILGTNKHETLSPSVTEPAPAPALALRYSPRKQRVPVKRPSVSVSSTTSNRDKNASQTRAKESRPSSLASRGSVSGAFKKPLLENTVMPVTPSEEPTPRHDPKQPGALIMPRPASVPKGKRIVDVVVDPILSKHLRPHQREGVKFLYECVMGMRSFNGEGAILADDMGLGKTLQTIALLWTLLKQNPVYESAPVIKKALIVCPVTLINNWRREFRKWLGNERIGVFVFDDKRKRLTDFTMGKAYSIMIVGYEKLRTVQEGLARGNGVDIVIADEGHRLKTLQNKSGQAIQSLNANKRVILSGTPIQNDLKEFFAAVDLVNPGILGSFKSFIKEFEGPIVRSRQPEATEKDIEKGESRNEELRELTSKFMLRRTADILAKYLPPKTEYVLFCNPTNTQSKIYQNVLASPVFQCAIGNSETALQLITILKKVCNSPSLLSPKNVNETPSETISALLSSLPPNLVRHFSPSCSAKIRVLDQLLHHLRTSTSEKIVLVSNYTSTLNLLANLLHSLSLPFLRLDGSTPAQKRQGLVEDFNRLSPDLCFAFLLSAKAGGTGLNLIGASRLVLFDVDWNPATDIQAMARIHRDGQKRHCHIYRILLKGSLEEKIWQRQVTKIGLADSVMERKDSVAQFSRNELKDLFRLDVESRCQTHDLLTCDCGGRGYTTTTPDSDDTPAEEDLEELSEENNDGNESDISLPDLPTLMKASEVDMEEQERLVKERPSHPRSKNKNKSSDGRTGNGSSNSKQKIQESLSHYTHIDPSLFLPAASTTEQEQPEGLDLDQTIDDEVLRSLLRDEENRIHYIFKKSTKPEVKEDTVDVSNAENGRAKPIKGAAPVTAVGNGTADSPVDLSD encoded by the exons ATGGTCTTTAAGCCGTTCAAACCTCCTTCAATAAGGAAACCGCCTCAGTCTCAACCTTCAAAACCGCACACTACTGAACCCTCAGCCGAATCCCAAGCTGAAGCTGACGATGGCCCGGCGCCGAAGCGGCCACGCTTgtcaacaaccacaacaaagGAGAATACGAATGGTGCTGGAAACGCCCGGCCTGCGATAGCGGGCTATCGGAGGCCTTTGCTCCAGGTGAGCAATGTTAGTACCAGTGAGACTTCGAAATCTGGTTCTGGAGCTGGTGACGGGGTTCGGGTTGGTTCGTCTGGGGAGAAGTATTTTAATGTGCTTTG GCGAAAACCCACaacgaagaaaaacaaaaccTGGGACGGCGACGGGATCGTCTCAACGCGGGACGGCTATGCCTATCTGCAGGATGTCTCGGGGAGGGAGATGGGTCGAGCGGCGTACGCATCTACATCCGCGCTAAAGGAGGGCGTGATCCTCTCGATTGGAGGGAAGGAGGTCGAGGTTGATTCGGAGATCTCGAGGAAGGAGTTTATCTCCGGGATTCTAGGGACGAACAAACACGAAACACTATCACCGTCAGTCACAgagccagctccagctccagcgctAGCGCTACGGTATTCGCCGAGGAAACAGCGAGTACCAGTGAAAAGGCCGTCTGTTTCTGTGTCGAGTACTACTAGTAATCGGGACAAGAATGCATCGCAGACCCGGGCCAAAGAGAGTCGGCCATCCAGTTTAGCGAGCCGGGGCTCCGTTTCGGGTGCGTTTAAGAAACCCTTACTTGAGAATACGGTTATGCCTGTTACCCCGTCCGAAGAGCCTACCCCACGCCATGACCCGAAGCAGCCCGGGGCGTTGATAATGCCGCGGCCTGCCTCGGTGCCCAAAGGGAAACGGAttgtggatgttgttgttgatccTATCCTGAGTAAGCATTTACGGCCGCACCAGCGAGAGGGTGTGAAGTTCCTATATGAGTGCGTTATGGGGATGAGGTCGTTTAATGGCGAAGGCGCGATTTTAGCTGACGATATGGGTCTTGGGAAAACCCTACAAACTATAGCTCTGCTGTGGACCTTGCTGAAGCAGAATCCGGTCTATGAGAGCGCGCCAGTCATCAAGAAGGCGCTGATTGTTTGCCCGGTCACGTTAATCAATAACTGGAGACGAGAGTTTCGGAAATGGCTTGGAAACGAGCGCATTGGTGTCTTTGTCTTTGACGATAAGAGGAAGCGATTGACGGATTTCACTATGGGTAAAGCGTATAGCATTATGATTGTCGGCTATGAGAAGTTGAGGACAGTCCAGGAGGGGCTAGCTCGCGGCAATGGAGTCGACATTGTCATTGCGGATGAAGGGCATCGCTTGAAGACGCTTCAGAACAAAAGCGGACAGGCCATTCAGTCACTCAATGCTAATAAGAGAGTTATCCTCTCCGGAACTCCCATCCAAAACGACTTGAAGGAGTTTTTTGCCGCCGTGGATCTTGTCAATCCCGGTATTCTGGGGTCGTTCAAATCCTTTATCAAGGAGTTTGAGGGCCCTATTGTGAGGAGCAGGCAGCCTGAAGCCACGGAGAAAGACATCGAAAAGGGAGAATCCAGAAACGAAGAGCTTCGAGAACTAACCTCAAAGTTCATGCTGCGGAGGACGGCGGATATTCTCGCCAAGTACCTGCCCCCAAAGACAGAATACGTCTTGTTCTGCAACCCTACCAATACGCAATCGAAGATCTACCAGAATGTGCTTGCTTCGCCAGTTTTCCAGTGCGCCATTGGCAACTCCGAGACTGCCTTGCAactcatcaccatcctcaaAAAGGTGTGCAACAgtccttctctgctttcGCCAAAGAATGTCAATGAGACACCGAGCGAGACCATCTCCGCCCTCCTATCATCACTGCCGCCGAACCTCGTCCGTCACTTCTCCCCATCATGTAGTGCGAAGATCCGCGTCTTGGACCAACTCCTGCACCACCTACGAACGTCGACCTCCGAAAAGATCGTTCTCGTTTCGAACTATACCTCAACCCTAAacctcctcgccaacctcTTAcactccctctccctcccttttCTCCGCCTCGATGGCTCAACCCCAGCGCAGAAACGCCAGGGCCTAGTCGAAGACTTCAACCGCCTCTCACCAGATCTCTGCTTcgccttcctcctctcaGCCAAAGCAGGCGGAACCGGCCTGAACCTGATCGGCGCCAGCCGTCTCGTCCTCTTTGACGTAGACTGGAACCCAGCGACAGACATCCAAGCCATGGCCCGCATCCACCGCGACGGCCAAAAACGCCACTGCCATATCTACCGCATCCTGCTAAAGGGCAGTCTCGAGGAGAAGATCTGGCAGCGCCAGGTCACGAAGATCGGGCTTGCAGATAGTGTTATGGAACGTAAAGATAGCGTCGCGCAGTTCTCCCGCAATGAACTCAAGGACCTCTTCAGGTTGGATGTGGAGAGTAGATGCCAGACGCACGACCTTTTAACGTGTGATTGCGGCGGCAGGGGATACACAACAACGACCCCGGATAGCGATGACAcgccagcagaagaagatctaGAAGAACTTAGCGAAGAGAACAACGACGGCAACGAATCAGACATATCCCTCCCCGACCTCCCAACCCTCATGAAAGCCTCTGAGGTAGATATGGAAGAGCAAGAACGGCTCGTCAAAGAGAGACCCAGCCACCCAAGATCcaaaaataagaataagagCTCTGACGGCCGCaccggcaatggcagcagcaacagcaaacAAAAAATTCAAGAAAGTCTCTCACACTACACCCACATCGACCCCTCGCTGTTCCTCCCCGCGGCCTCAACGactgaacaagaacaacccGAGGGACTGGACCTAGACCAGACTATCGACGACGAAGTCTTGCGCTCTCTACTAAGGGACGAGGAGAACCGGATCCATTATATATTCAAGAAGTCGACAAAGCCTGAGGTCAAAGAGGACACTGTCGATGTTTCTAACGCTGAAAATGGGAGGGCCAAGCCTATAAAAGGAGCTGCGCCTGTGACTGCGGTTGGAAACGGCACTGCGGACTCTCCGGTTGACTTATCAGATTAG
- a CDS encoding uncharacterized protein (TransMembrane:3 (n10-20c24/25o34-51i58-75o87-104i)) has protein sequence MKLWSHMNELLLSLSLSFLFLVLSDRVLFEHLHCILVAILFHFILVSLLPTNLNLSTIFLNIFISCLHPPIYITYPPTTVYLAPDSVTLTFVYAIPIPLFLRFYRQNISLD, from the coding sequence ATGAAACTATGGAGTCATATGAACGAGTtacttctttctctctctctctctttcctttttcttgttttatCTGATCGTGTTTTATTTGAGCATCTGCATTGCATTTTGGTGGCTATCTTATTCCATTTTATCTTGGTTTCCCTTCTCCCGACCAACCTCAACCTATCGACTATTTTCCTCAATATTTTCATTTCATGTCTGCATCCGCCTATATACATAACATACCCTCCTACAACAGTCTACTTAGCGCCCGACTCAGTTACATTAACGTTTGTTTACGCGATACCGATTCCCCTGTTTCTACGATTCTACCGACAGAATATTAGCCTAGATTAG
- the LHS1_1 gene encoding uncharacterized protein (COG:O;~EggNog:ENOG410PFF0) — MPPPANSNSPANRGGSAKSSPMKPKPLDIGVPLGLYDTNSVRAKVRKWQHQGGGVVTADEAVYYDDDDENISTTTESKPKAATITARKRSKSTPRKRLVSDEHWKKNRAPTQTAKGSSAAKLPSPRKIAEYTTNEPARTGRSETREDKRDAKLPPILSPPPRRRRDDGNKPSSTSSLPLRERRKSHASHASGDIDSIIEKIEKEHASYDKPSKPSSRPSTADKNRHSTMSEPAESPKKKDISLDYDSEWAASEADFSELSRRRARGAPHASRNRTPAKPPKGGILGQIVDESRKMFSKPEQKPEPPKQHPVPNKGSKIEAWLSNTPDPFLDDKGSDVDVPAPLKTRRNRKKHIEIVDEPGEEKPSRISSPEPSVISDISQKTPKRRSKSGETASSGDRPKSRDDRPKTRESQRDISPSPQRRKSSEKKHGRKSSGTSGEGSRKLDEKEAASETGTYPLSGESEVSGNNAPVPLGRNRPFPSTGNHRLSTIASVESMSVRDKARSEITGSEVTEKKRTPSQTTYASEERDKVDPNSLSMVASQMKKLTTHDDLISVLSTSTTRSRSLRSARSLRGNKNRNPTVADILRELSLDEAKYMRELRTLVGGVIPVLLTCVLSRSDSAIAAGLFRPSADPKDELTFTKPIVNMGVAIERLKLLHKRIPLEAADGLLQWANGAQKVYREYLKAWRLGFKDVVVNLAPLEEGEEAKDADTKSLDDGMSRDENGDVVDGDGQKVDVAYLLKRPLVRLKYLAKTFKGINMLDPSPKAEEVAMNYQNLVVEARRRAREERARLEDESASAIDSSRARDPETLGALTGVTVDRTRRVRARDFFNLSLYHSSGQVIDCRAEILFRDNAAEHGPGGDLLICEIDHADRWLLFPPIDIGCVSARSGDKKGELVVMIRSPPARERRFQELLSLQIDEFEVGMEWIQMLGRTPVPPAISRSQSFIDRARQRQRAQTVSSPNDVSLAQRTPPSPSDVAIPIGEKPTSSRASRRSWTAKESWSDPSALDSLAATESQISSQTDITRESDYDATETELSKDSSQAQSILHSRDPHKLVIGEDKSPQGLKRSGAKRISKYGELAPQSPHSPTGPADATPSTPSRDRDDIQHSKQTAPSYNATKATPKTPTQDEPEESPRVSSVPSADLPCIPKLRQGSSTSYTPDPEPEEEYELDYDALPETPTKRKTHSRSGSESDASNGDEPPPPPPHSRSPSSTSSSTPILSPTAGRVRRRGSSPLKHEYEPSTASDSESDYSETSTVRRYDMYSDSDTVTDSSDEDSEDEIPSRVRSKAVRGIPKLEEQEPDLSPVSSTLSLSNSTHQAGYRSVPSQPSKSSFAIATLFAWSDKGSWESILPDECKIIISPGLVEAYEMKDDPLANGDDAPSKNIRPIIALELTPLVPIRRGTAIDISMRSPPTPRSKVTWSNNIMFRSRNADECEALYGLINQARTNNPTYIALQNARGPLDDIHGLPAPLERATKSSSFFGWPRRRKSYRASSSPRSLADNSESSVGTMSSAFSALKRFGAGSKMFSISRSSVTSRNRQKDGEGGSLFSSSAASGAGSNGGGIGRIAAAIKGVDGIGLSNAKIRLYARETQSKWRDMGAARLTIMPAPSPAPEPRRPDTAMTGGPDGSPEDTSPPSSGAASPQRVMERRNEKRIVIRGKTRGEVLLDVCLDESCFERVARTGIAVSVREENEDGPTVAHKGGVTSGSSRVYMVQMKGEAEAAYTFGLVGKLKY, encoded by the coding sequence ATGCCGCCGCCTGCTAATTCAAACTCCCCCGCTAACCGCGGGGGCAGCGCCAAATCTTCGCCGATGAAACCAAAACCCCTCGACATCGGTGTACCTCTAGGCCTTTACGACACAAACTCCGTGCGAGCAAAAGTCCGTAAATGGCAACACCAGGGTGGCGGAGTAGTTACCGCAGATGAGGCTGTCTActacgatgatgacgacgagaaTATATCAACTACGACGGAATCGAAGCCGAAAGCGGCAACAATTACCGCGAGAAAACGAAGCAAAAGTACCCCGCGGAAACGGCTTGTTAGTGATGAACACTGGAAGAAGAATCGGGCGCCTACCCAGACCGCCAAAGGTTCCTCTGCGGCCAAATTACCGTCACCACGAAAGATTGCGGAGTATACCACCAACGAGCCAGCGCGTACAGGTCGATCAGAGACGCGTGAAGACAAGAGGGATGCTAAATTACCGCCTATActgtcgccgccgccccgGAGGCGACGTGACGATGGCAATAAACCCAGCTCGACCTCGTCATTGCCGCTCAGGGAACGGCGAAAATCGCATGCTTCGCACGCGTCTGGTGACATTGACTCAATTATAGAAAAAATAGAGAAAGAGCATGCATCGTACGATAAACCGTCAAAGCCCTCGTCACGTCCTTCGACAGCAGACAAGAACCGACACAGCACAATGTCAGAGCCGGCAGAAAgccccaagaagaaggatataTCCTTAGATTATGACTCGGAATGGGCCGCCAGTGAGGCCGACTTTTCTGAGTTATCGAGACGACGTGCTCGCGGAGCACCCCATGCTTCGAGAAACCGCACTCCAGCGAAGCCTCCTAAAGGTGGCATACTTGGACAGATCGTCGACGAGTCGAGAAAGATGTTCAGTAAACCAGAGCAGAAACCGGAGCCACCAAAACAGCATCCAGTTCCCAATAAAGGATCAAAAATCGAAGCATGGCTGTCCAATACGCCTGACCCGTTCCTAGATGATAAGGGATCGGACGTCGACGTCCCTGCCCCGCTTAAAACTAGAAGGAACAGGAAAAAGCATATAGAAATCGTGGACGAGCCAGGCGAAGAAAAACCCAGCCGAATATCCAGTCCTGAACCTTCTGTCATCAGCGATATCTCTCAAAAGACGCCTAAACGACGATCTAAGAGCGGAGAGACCGCATCTAGTGGCGACCGACCAAAATCACGAGATGACAGACCCAAGACGAGGGAGTCGCAGAGAGATATTTCGCCATCTCCCCAAAGGAGGAAATCTAGCGAGAAAAAACATGGCCGGAAATCCTCTGGTACTAGCGGGGAAGGTAGCCGCAAGCTCGACGAGAAAGAAGCTGCGTCTGAAACTGGTACTTACCCATTATCTGGGGAATCTGAAGTCTCTGGCAACAACGCTCCAGTGCCACTGGGCCGGAACCGGCCTTTCCCCAGCACCGGCAACCACCGGCTGTCAACAATTGCATCGGTTGAGTCGATGAGCGTACGCGACAAGGCACGATCAGAAATAACAGGATCTGAAGTgacagagaagaaaaggactCCTTCTCAAACTACTTACGCGAGTGAGGAAAGAGACAAGGTGGACCCTAACTCACTCTCCATGGTTGCTTCCCAAATGAAGAAGCTCACTACGCATGATGACCTGATCTCTGTTCTTTCAACGTCAACCACGAGAAGCAGGAGCCTCCGGTCTGCCAGGAGCCTAAGGGGTAACAAGAATCGGAACCCCACAGTCGCCGATATCCTCAGGGAGCTCTCGCTGGATGAAGCCAAGTATATGCGTGAGCTCAGAACACTTGTCGGCGGTGTGATCCCAGTGCTTCTCACTTGCGTTCTTTCTCGCTCGGACTCAGCTATCGCTGCTGGCCTTTTCCGGCCCTCAGCGGACCCCAAAGATGAGCTTACCTTCACCAAACCAATTGTGAATATGGGGGTTGCCATTGAGCGACTGAAGTTGCTGCACAAGCGCATTCCGCTTGAAGCTGCAGATGGTCTACTTCAGTGGGCAAATGGAGCTCAAAAGGTATACCGCGAATATTTGAAAGCTTGGAGATTAGGCTTCAAGGATGTGGTTGTTAATCTGGCACCGCTggaagagggtgaggaggcgaaggacgCGGACACAAAGAGCCTCGACGATGGGATGTCCAGAGACGAAAATGGCGACGTGGTGGACGGAGATGGGCAGAAGGTTGACGTTGCCTATCTGCTGAAGCGCCCTTTGGTACGCCTGAAATACCTCGCAAAGACCTTCAAAGGGATCAACATGCTCGACCCGTCCCCCAAGGCCGAAGAGGTCGCCATGAATTATCAGAACCTTGTGGTGGAGGCTCGTCGTCGTGCACGAGAGGAAAGGGCGAGGCTAGAGGACGAGTCTGCTTCTGCTATTGATTCAAGTCGTGCCCGTGACCCTGAAACATTGGGGGCCCTGACGGGTGTGACCGTCGACAGAACTCGCAGAGTCCGTGCCCGTGATTTCTTCAACTTATCCCTATATCATTCGAGTGGGCAGGTCATCGACTGTCGTGCAGAGATTCTATTCCGAGATAACGCCGCAGAGCATGGACCTGGAGGAGATTTACTTATTTGTGAGATCGACCATGCGGACCGTTGGTTGCTCTTCCCACCCATTGATATTGGATGCGTTTCTGCCCGCAGTGGAGATAAGAAGGGGGAGCTGGTGGTCATGATCCGCAGCCCGCCAGCCCGTGAAAGGCGATTCCAAGAGCTCCTCTCACTCCAGATTGATGAATTTGAGGTGggaatggaatggattcAAATGCTGGGGAGAACACCAGTACCACCTGCCATCTCTCGATCCCAGAGCTTCATCGATCGTGCAAGGCAACGGCAACGCGCACAAACAGTCTCTTCTCCAAATGACGTTTCGCTCGCCCAACGAACCCCTCCTAGCCCAAGTGATGTCGCCATTCCTATCGGAGAGAAGCCAACGTCATCGCGTGCATCGCGACGCTCCTGGACTGCCAAGGAATCCTGGTCAGACCCCAGCGCCCTTGATTCATTGGCAGCCACCGAATCGCAGATTTCATCGCAGACTGACATTACTCGCGAATCTGATTACGATGCTACGGAGACAGAACTATCCAAGGATTCGTCCCAGGCCCAATCCATCCTTCATTCCAGAGACCCACACAAGCTCGTTATTGGCGAGGACAAGTCACCGCAGGGTCTCAAGCGTTCAGGCGCAAAGAGAATATCCAAATACGGGGAGCTTGCGCCCCAAAGCCCTCATTCACCTACTGGTCCTGCTGATgcaactccttcaactccttccCGGGATCGTGATGATATCCAACACTCTAAGCAAACCGCGCCTTCCTACAATGCAACCAAGGCTACACCGAAGACCCCCACTCAGGATGAGCCCGAAGAAAGCCCGCGGGTGTCGTCCGTGCCTTCGGCAGATCTACCTTGCATCCCGAAACTCCGTCAGGGCAGTAGTACATCTTATACACCAGACCCTGAGCCCGAGGAAGAATATGAGCTCGACTACGACGCTCTCCCGGAAACCCCAACAAAGAGAAAGACACACTCTCGCTCCGGATCCGAGTCTGACGCGTCAAACGGAGACGAGCCTCcaccgcctcctccccattcGCGCTCGCCCAgttccaccagctccagtACTCCGATTCTCAGCCCAACTGCTGGACGAGTTAGACGGCGGGGTTCGTCCCCCTTGAAACACGAATATGAGCCTTCCACTGCATCAGACTCCGAGTCTGATTATTCCGAGACCTCTACTGTCCGCCGTTATGACATGTATTCCGACTCAGACACCGTCACGGACAGTTCGGATGAGGActcagaggatgaaatcCCTTCGAGGGTGCGATCAAAAGCAGTTCGCGGAATCCCTAAGCTTGAGGAGCAAGAGCCAGACCTCTCGCCTGTTTCGAGTACCTTGTCATTGTCGAACTCGACACACCAAGCCGGTTATCGGTCCGTTCCCTCTCAACCAAGCAAGTCGTCTTTTGCAATCGCCACTCTTTTCGCTTGGTCTGATAAGGGTTCCTGGGAAAGTATCCTACCAGATGAATGCAAGATTATCATTAGTCCCGGGCTTGTTGAAGCCTATGAAATGAAAGATGACCCGCTCGCAAACGGCGACGACGCGCCTTCCAAGAATATCCGCCCAATCATTGCCCTCGAATTAACACCACTCGTCCCTATACGTCGCGGAACGGCCATTGATATCAGCATGCGCTCTCCTCCCACGCCACGATCCAAGGTTACTTGGAGCAACAACATCATGTTCCGCTCCCGGAACGCAGACGAATGCGAAGCCCTATACGGCCTGATCAACCAAGCCCGCACCAACAACCCAACATACATCGCACTACAAAATGCGCGGGGACCCTTGGACGATATCCACGGTCTCCCTGCTCCACTTGAGCGCGCAACCAAGAGCTCTAGCTTCTTTGGATGGCCCCGCCGCAGAAAGAGCTACCGCGCCTCTAGCTCCCCGCGCTCACTAGCAGACAACTCAGAAAGTAGTGTTGGCACAATGAGCAGCGCCTTCTCGGCTCTCAAACGCTTTGGCGCAGGAAGTAAAATGTTCAGCATCTCCCGGTCTTCCGTCACATCGCGTAACCGCCAAAAGgacggagaaggaggaagccTATTCTCAAGCTCTGCCGCCTCCGGTGCTGGATCCAACGGCGGCGGGATCGGCAGAATTGCAGCTGCAATCAAGGGCGTCGACGGAATTGGCCTTTCAAACGCGAAGATTCGCCTCTACGCCCGCGAAACCCAATCCAAGTGGCGCGATATGGGCGCTGCCCGGCTAACAATCATGCCCGCACCCTCACCAGCTCCTGAACCTCGCCGTCCAGACACAGCAATGACGGGGGGGCCTGACGGAAGCCCCGAAGACACAAGCCCGCCCTCTTCCGGTGCGGCATCGCCACAACGAGTTATGGAAAGGCGCAACGAGAAACGCATCGTCATCCGCGGCAAGACACGCGGTGAGGTCCTACTTGACGTCTGCCTCGACGAGAGCTGCTTCGAACGTGTCGCGAGAACTGGAATTGCCGTTTCCGTGCGTGAGGAGAACGAAGATGGACCCACTGTTGCTCATAAGGGTGGTGTCACGAGTGGAAGCTCCCGTGTTTACATGGTCCAGATGAAGGGTGAGGCAGAGGCTGCTTATACATTTGGACTTGTTGGGAAGTTGAAGTACTGA
- a CDS encoding uncharacterized protein (COG:K;~EggNog:ENOG410Q1RW;~InterPro:IPR036864,IPR007219,IPR001138;~PFAM:PF00172,PF04082;~go_function: GO:0000981 - DNA-binding transcription factor activity, RNA polymerase II-specific [Evidence IEA];~go_function: GO:0003677 - DNA binding [Evidence IEA];~go_function: GO:0008270 - zinc ion binding [Evidence IEA];~go_process: GO:0006351 - transcription, DNA-templated [Evidence IEA];~go_process: GO:0006355 - regulation of transcription, DNA-templated [Evidence IEA]) has protein sequence MSAPVGSAWKDQTLSAIAPKPLSSSSPSDVPTPSDYAVLKSKSCLACRKRKVKCDRQLPCANCSRWSIECNFPSPIRRCPRARIKPDARPRGDQELHDRIHMLEAQISVLAGTVNTQADMIRSLATPGASTFPLSHTWAHAVAPLHPPLALGQTYWQVFLERVDPLIKVVHRPSASRILRSGLDNPVLLNESQGALLQVIYFACVSAMDEADIQSNLQMSKSTALSTYRMAAEQALARAGFMTTNDWTTLQALVLFIALSRLQNNHKSAWNLSGLAVRLDLSMEEDGSHFGAEMRRRLRWHLWYLNRRIRDDRGQNSSAVNQPSTSSVGVEMPLNCRDSELRANMMVSPTNQDSWTEMSFCLLRYDLAATERIVESDAPWLVKTNAVRECQRRLRSKYLAFCNGTESIHWLASHISDVFITEMWMKLYSPQFSPIDSPGSSDHAFREQLFDAAVDILDTKKRLEDEIAARKWEWTLGGYLQYVPLAFLLNELLGRPSDSRVDAAWEVAENSFQRWSEDARKSAAGVTLTELMSRALSARQEAANLQAIADAYLVPDQTIFDEFSVGPVYPDAMPDVFQLGLPAEWGIHHT, from the coding sequence ATGAGCGCTCCAGTTGGTTCAGCATGGAAGGATCAAACCCTCAGTGCAATTGCTCCAAAGCCcctttcttcatcctcaccctcagATGTCCCAACGCCCTCGGACTACGCTGTCCTGAAATCTAAGTCTTGTCTCGCATGCCGCAAAAGAAAGGTTAAGTGTGACAGACAACTTCCCTGCGCAAACTGCTCGCGATGGTCCATCGAGTGTAACTTTCCGTCGCCGATCCGCAGATGCCCACGAGCTCGGATAAAGCCAGATGCACGTCCGCGTGGCGATCAGGAGCTTCATGATAGGATCCACATGCTCGAAGCTCAGATATCGGTGTTGGCTGGAACCGTCAATACTCAAGCAGACATGATACGGTCGTTAGCCACTCCCGGTGCTTCCACGTTTCCATTAAGCCACACCTGGGCCCATGCCGTTGCACCGTTACACCCACCTTTGGCGCTGGGGCAAACATACTGGCAAGTGTTCTTGGAGCGGGTCGATCCCCTAATCAAGGTGGTGCATCGACCCAGTGCATCCCGAATTCTCCGAAGTGGCTTGGATAACCCAGTTTTATTGAACGAAAGTCAAGGCGCTCTGCTGCAGGTGATCTACTTTGCTTGCGTTTCCGCCATGGATGAAGCGGACATACAATCCAACTTACAAATGTCCAAGAGCACAGCACTATCCACTTACCGTATGGCCGCCGAACAGGCTTTAGCTCGTGCAGGGTTCATGACCACCAATGACTGGACGACGTTGCAGGCGCTTGTTCTATTCATCGCTCTCAGCCGACTTCAGAATAACCACAAGAGCGCCTGGAACTTAAGTGGTCTCGCAGTGCGGCTGGACTTGTCAATGGAAGAAGACGGCTCGCATTTTGGGGCCGAGATGCGGCGGCGCCTCCGGTGGCATTTATGGTATCTTAACCGGCGTATCCGAGATGATCGAGGTCAAAACTCCAGCGCAGTAAACCAACCCAGTACATCCTCCGTAGGTGTTGAAATGCCTCTAAATTGCCGCGACTCGGAGCTTCGGGCCAATATGATGGTTTCACCCACCAACCAAGACTCGTGGACAGAGATGAGCTTCTGTCTTCTCCGGTATGACCTCGCGGCTACCGAGCGGATAGTCGAAAGTGATGCCCCTTGGCTCGTCAAGACAAACGCCGTCAGGGAGTGCCAGAGAAGGCTTCGTTCCAAGTACCTGGCCTTCTGTAACGGCACCGAATCCATCCACTGGCTCGCCTCCCATATTTCAGACGTGTTCATCACAGAAATGTGGATGAAGCTTTACAGCCCCCAGTTCAGCCCCATAGACTCACCCGGATCATCGGACCACGCTTTCAGGGAACAACTATTCGATGCAGCCGTCGATATCCTAGATACCAAAAAACGCTTAGAAGATGAGATCGCCGCGCGAAAATGGGAATGGACGCTCGGTGGGTATTTGCAGTACGTACCGTTAGCATTCCTGTTAAATGAGCTGCTTGGGCGCCCGAGTGACTCTCGGGTGGATGCAGCCTGGGAGGTTGCAGAGAATTCTTTCCAGCGCTGGTCCGAGGACGCGAGGAaatctgctgctggagtCACGCTCACAGAGCTCATGTCCAGGGCTTTATCAGCAAGGCAGGAGGCAGCCAATTTACAGGCCATTGCAGATGCCTACCTTGTCCCGGATCAGACTATCTTCGATGAGTTCTCTGTGGGCCCGGTTTATCCTGATGCGATGCCCGACGTGTTCCAGTTAGGGCTACCGGCTGAATGGGGCATTCATCATACCTAG